The Henckelia pumila isolate YLH828 chromosome 2, ASM3356847v2, whole genome shotgun sequence genome includes a window with the following:
- the LOC140877689 gene encoding uncharacterized protein: MEAAGGGLKKKKTSMVAWERTGASRVYVGDSTEEDFFYDSEIERNLHKRRRELRRKQQEEAARAAFPEEAMAANANLSLRQLGKDPQKHLMEFHVVCSSMKPHGVTEEQIQLRAFPFSLKSSAKDWLYYLPSGSITTWTEMKRIFLEKYFPASRAANIRKEIYGCKQQMGESLHEYWERFKKLCASCPQHQISENLLIQYFYEGLLSHDRSMLDAASGGVFVDKTPVQARNLIENMAVNSQQFGTTRSDPAPRKRNGQIAKVCGICTQVGHATDMCPTLQEEYAEQVNAAGGFPGPPQQRYDPYSNTYNPDWKDHPNLRYGNPQANPPGPQAPQHNQSYRQPYPPPQRPQIPTPVVNPRENVSAITLRSGKELQIQNGLVKEPVETEGDEESTVEESEPIPKEAPRALKDSRKNEGIKELYETFRKCEVNISLLDAIKQVSAVIQRKVPAKCKDPGMFSIPCKIGDVQLDTAMLDLGASINVMPYSVYASLNLGSLNETVIVIQMADRSTIFPRGLLEDVLVQVGELVFPADFYIFDMKNNELNNPILLGRPFLKTSKSVIDVDNGTLAMELDGKIAKFNIFYALKNPVCESVVNILATPAEISTAENFISDMQAPKTATKHPPDRAKRIAKKSKQKKHGTLTGKIMKIIQGLGIFIFSLLSTPPRPYFARKAGIVRAHKVFDELPILLILANF, encoded by the exons gtgactctACTGAAGAAGATTTTTTCTACGATTCGGAAATAGAAAGGAACTTGCATAAGCGGAGGAGAGAACTTCGTAGAAAACAACAAGAGGAAGCTGCTCGAGCTGCATTCCCAGAAGAAGCGATGGCTGCTAACGCCAATCTGAGTttaagacaattgg GTAAGGATCCGCAAAAACATCTGATGGAATTCCACGTGGTGTGTTCAAGCATGAAACCGCATGGAGTTACAGAGGAACAGATTCAGCtcagagcctttcctttctctttaaaGAGTTCTGCTAAAGATTGGTTGTACTACCTACCTTCTGGATCCATCACAACCTGGACTGAGATGAAGAGGATATTTTTAGAGAAGTACTTTCCAGCTTCTAGAGCAGCAAACATCCGGAAAGAAATTTATGGGTGCAAACAGCAGATGGGAGAGTCACTGCACGAGTATTGGGAGCGCTTCAAGAAACTTTGCGCCAGCTGtccgcagcaccagataagtgaaaatttaCTAATTCAATACTTTTATGAAGGGTTGTtgtctcatgacaggagtatgctggaTGCGGCCAGCGGTGGGgtttttgtggataaaactccagtGCAAGCAAGAAATCTAATAGAGAATATGGCTgtcaattctcagcaatttggcaccactAGAAGTGATCCTGCGCCCAGAAAAA ggaatggacaaattGCTAAGGTATGTGGAATTTGTACTCAAGTgggacatgcaactgacatgtgtcccactctTCAAGAGGAATATGCAGAACAAGTTAATGCGGCAGGAGGATTTCCAGGGCCACCTCAGCAGAGGTATGATCCTTACTCTAACACATACAATCCAgattggaaggatcatccaaacctcAGATATGGCAATCCACAAGCGAATCCACCTGGACCTCAAGCACCACAGCACAATCAATCTTATAGGCAACCGTACCCTCCACCACAGCGCCCTCAGATTCCTACGCCAG TGGTGAATCCGAGGGAGAATGTGAGTGCTATTactttgaggagtggaaaagagCTGCAGATTCAAAATGGATTGGTCAAAGAACCGGTAGAGACTGAAGGGGACGAAGAATCTACGGTGGAGGAGAGTGAGCCCATCCCTAAAGAAGCACCGCGAG ctttGAAGGATTCTAGGAAAAATGAGGGGATTAAGGAGCTCTATGAAACATTTCGTAAATGCGAGGTAAACATTTCactgttagatgctattaagcaa GTCTCTGCTGTTATTCAAAGAAAGGTACCTgcaaaatgcaaggacccaGGTATGTTCTCGATTCCATGTAAAATAGGAGATGTTCAGCTTGATACAGCCATGCTAGATTTAGGAGCGTCGATTAATGTCATGCCATACTCTGTATATGCTTCCTTAAATCTTGGGTCTTTGAATGAAACTGTTATTGTTATCCAAATGGCTGATCGATCTACTATTTTCCCGAGGGGTTTATTAGAAGATGTCCTAGTTCAAGTTGGCGAATTGGTCTTCCCGgctgatttttatatttttgacaTGAAAAACAATGAATTGAATAATCCTATTTTATTAGGAAGgccattcttgaaaacttctAAGTCTGTAATAGATGTTGATAACGGTACTCTCGCTATGGAATTAGATGGGAAAATtgccaaatttaatattttttatgcccTGAAAAATCCTGtttgtgaaagtgttgttaatatacttgcaacgcctgctgaaatttCTACTGCTGAAAATTTTATCTCTGATATGCAGGCACCAAAAACCGCGACAAAACATCCTCCTGACCGAGCGAAAAGAATCGCCAAGAAGTCGAAGCAGAAAAAGCATGGAACATTGACTGGAAAAATTATGAA GATCATTCAAGGGCTTGGAATCTTCATTTTTTCCCTCCTCTCTACTCCTCCAAGGCCATATTTTGCTAGAAAAGCCGGAATTGTTCGTGCACACAAGGTGTTCGATGAATTGCCAATATTACTCATCCTTGCCAATTTTTGA